DNA sequence from the Maridesulfovibrio frigidus DSM 17176 genome:
AGTTATACAATTCAGGGGGCTGCGAAAAACAATAAATATTATAAACAGTCAATAGCAATACCGCTAACCAGTTGCTTCTCACAAATTTCAAAAACATCTTCACGTAAGTTGTCATGCTATATCCATTACGACCGACATGCCTTTACGGCATGCGGCCCAATTTTAATTATTATTTATTTCTCTTCATATACTCGCCAGCTTTTTGTATCGGATAAATATAAACTGACTCTTTACCAGGCCACCTATTATGCACCCGTCCCCAATGATCCAATTTGGGCTGCAAAGCCTTCTTAAGACGACCAGCTCTATCTTTATGTTTATACCCATCATCTTTCCTAGGCAAAACAGCATGCTTTTTAATCTTACACCTACAATTAGGATGCGCAGGTCCGGGGTCAGCTCTAAAAACTACTCCGCCCCTATTTTGACAATGATCACAAGCCCCGCTACTCGGTTCAACTGTCCAATAGTATTCTGCCCCCTCAAGATTATCAAGATCTACCTTTGAACTAAATCGCTCAATATTATTTGATAATTTACCACTATCTTCCTTCAAAATATGCGTTTCGGGATTACTAACTCTTCTAGTATCAAGTTCCATAGTTCGACTTCGCTGTACGGCCCCATGACTATGCTCGCTAACAAGTTCCTTTCCATAGTTGGTCTTAGCTAAATCCTGAGCCACCGGAAGATCTGGATTATCCAATAAAAACTCAGCACGAGCCATCCGCTCAATTCGTTTATACCTATCCAGCTGATCTTCCCATTCCTGCTTTTTCATATCCCAACGTCTTTTAACCTCAGGCTTCATCATGGAAGGATACATTCGATCCGAAGAGGAAAATTCCGAAAAATCGACCTCCACCATCTCAAGCTTTTCTCCCGTCGAACGCGAAACCACTTCCCACATGTTTTCAAGCTGCATTTCGGGAGGTTCACTTGTACCGTACATTCTAAGCGAAGAGTTTAAATCTTCCCATTTTTTCCTCTGTAAAATATAATCATTTTGTCTAAGCATAAAGAAATCCTATTATTATGGTTAACAATTAAATTCTCTCAAAATTATTGTTTTGCAAGAATTAGCCACATCCACTAACAACAGGCTAATCAATATATACGACAGTCGCTGACGCGGAGTGTCGCAATTGATAAAAAAGAAAACAAAAATTCCGCTCACACATAGTGTAAGCGGGATTATTAATTCCAAACTAAAACCAATAACTAAACATTCATTCTATTCTAATGACCTGTCTGTAATTATATACTGTGGTAATCTCCATAAAATTATTAATTACGCAAATTATGACGTTCTCATGAAGTAAAATGGAATAATACACATAAAAACGACTCTTTTTAAATATATTGCAAATTAATATTACAATTACAACATTGTTTTACAAAACAAAACAGAATATACTTGCATAATAAATTACTGTATTTTTTAAAAAATAAGCACAAAAATGTATTTTTTATAGAAATAAAACTTAATTTAAAATCAAATTTGATCTTTTTCATAATCATGACTATAGATTATAATCTGGATTAGTAAATCCATTGTTAGTTTTTGTTTTCAATTCAATTTTTTAACTCATCTCAGACTCATGGAGTATCAAATGAAGACCTGCTTAATCAGGCTTTTCGTATTACTTGTACTTGTTTTAACTATCCCTACAAGTGCAAGTGCAGCAGAGAAAATTAAATTCGGTGCTCCGTTATGGCCCGGTGTGACCCCAAAGACACACATAGTCGCCCAGATAATTTCAGCCATGGGCTACCAAAGTGAACTGATCGAAGTAGGCCCTCCAGTTATTTACAAAAGCATGGGTTTTAATGACATGGATATATTTCTCGGCGGCTGGACCCCGCAGCAGGACCCCATGCTCGACCCACAAGTCAAGGCAGGAAAAGTCGTTAAGGTTCGCTCCAATCTCAGCGATGCTCTAATTGGCGTATGTGTGTCCGACGCAGCATACGAGGGCGGAATAAAATCCTTGGATGATGTACACAAATACCCAGAAAAATTTGGTAAGACTATATACAATATCGAAGCTGGCACAGGTATGCACACCGCCATGGAATCAATTCTCAAGGATAATGTAGGTCAACTAGGTGACTGGGAACACGTGGGAACTGCCACCTCAGTAATGCTCGCCGGAGTCACCAGCCGTATCAATAAAGGCGACTGGGTTGTTTTCGGTTGCTGGAAACCGCACTGGATGGATGTTGAAATGGATATCCATTTCCTTAAAGGTATTCCCGGAAGCGAAGCCATGATCTCTGGTAGTAGCGTCTATACCGTTACCCGCGGAGGCTTCGCCGCTGATTACCCAGAAATTCAGAAACTGCTCGAAAACTTTTCCATCACATCCCAAACCCAAAGTGAATGGATTAGCGAGTATAGTTACAAAAATAATCCCGCCGACCAAGTAGCATCCAAATGGATCTCCGCCAATCTCGACCAAGTCAAAGGCTGGCTCAAGAACGTCAAAACTATTGATGGCAAAGATGCATTCGAAGCGGTCAAGGCTAAATACGCAAAACAGTAAAAATATACCTGTTTTTACCATCGTGCCATCATGTTCGCAATACATGATGGCACGATTTCAATCCCTCACCTTACCTCTATTAATATTTCAGCAGATTCAAACCAATCTCTTCACTAAATTCTCTACCGACTGCGCCCGAAACTACATCAATCCAAATCTCAGCGGTTGCGCTAACTGTTGCTGCATTTAGATGTCCGCCAAATGCGTTGTAATCTATGTCACTCAGAGTTGCGTGTAAGTGCAAATATACATCTCCGTTCATTCTCGAGATATTGCCAGTCAGACTCGTAATTTCGAAATATTTCTCCAGAGTCGTTGAAAAATATTTCTTTGTTTCAGGATTAAACAATCCAACAGTAGCTTTGTTAATAGCTCCGATTCCAGAAACACAGCCGAGTTCAATATTTTCCTTGCGACAAATATCACTTAAGCATGCAATAATTTCTTCGCCCGGATCTAATCTCACGAGAATTTTAGAACCATAATTATTGTATTCCATAATAATACCATCCTTATTTTATTGTTATTAGCTTTAAAAACAGCTATTTATGCAAAAACAAACATCTTAACGTCTGATGTTTAAACTAGTTGTAACTTTCAAATAATTATTTTGTCAACCAAAAACAGATTCTTGAATATATGCCAGAATTCTCTTAAGGTCGAAAACTATGAAAAAGAATTCTCTCAAGGTCCAACGCAAACGTCTAAGTGATCAGGTTGTTGAAATGTTAATTTCAATGATTGCTGGTGGTGATTTGAAACCAGGGGAAAAGCTCCCTCCTGAGCCGGTACTGATGGAGCAGTTTGGAGTTGGAAGGAGCTCTATCCGCGAAGCCGTGGGCGCACTCGAATTGATAGGTGTGCTTTCTGTTCGTCCTGGAGATGGAACTCGCGTCACGGATTGGGCCAGTAACGTTGAGCCAAAATCAATTGGTTTATCTCTCCTCACAATTGGGCATGATAAAATTAATGATTTGATGGAAGCCAGATTAGAACTAGAACAATCTATTGCAAAATT
Encoded proteins:
- a CDS encoding glycine betaine ABC transporter substrate-binding protein, which translates into the protein MKTCLIRLFVLLVLVLTIPTSASAAEKIKFGAPLWPGVTPKTHIVAQIISAMGYQSELIEVGPPVIYKSMGFNDMDIFLGGWTPQQDPMLDPQVKAGKVVKVRSNLSDALIGVCVSDAAYEGGIKSLDDVHKYPEKFGKTIYNIEAGTGMHTAMESILKDNVGQLGDWEHVGTATSVMLAGVTSRINKGDWVVFGCWKPHWMDVEMDIHFLKGIPGSEAMISGSSVYTVTRGGFAADYPEIQKLLENFSITSQTQSEWISEYSYKNNPADQVASKWISANLDQVKGWLKNVKTIDGKDAFEAVKAKYAKQ
- a CDS encoding PPC domain-containing DNA-binding protein — its product is MEYNNYGSKILVRLDPGEEIIACLSDICRKENIELGCVSGIGAINKATVGLFNPETKKYFSTTLEKYFEITSLTGNISRMNGDVYLHLHATLSDIDYNAFGGHLNAATVSATAEIWIDVVSGAVGREFSEEIGLNLLKY